The Rhododendron vialii isolate Sample 1 chromosome 5a, ASM3025357v1 genome contains a region encoding:
- the LOC131327795 gene encoding protein FAR1-RELATED SEQUENCE 5-like, producing METSIASSPSIGKEEVLNPAYESNVHFDWGLEGCAMEMEVDKEEGAMDVVVSEPKSQHEGDTSTFGSHVGPATNPTPTPTLYDILYGAFHNGQELVEWTRSTGKRYGFVIIIKASEKFIKNRKPRMRFSCERSGKYRKFVKKSLGEEVAVKKRATRSTGVKKIECPFLLKGVKDNDGWTVSIHNGTHNYPPAVYLEGHSYPGRLSVEQTAMLVDLSVSMVKPKQILSQLKGNDPSNVTTIRDVYNARHKYGVIEKAGRTQMQHLMARLQHFSYVNWDRSNKDGNVTDLFWAPPCAGEMLRAFPRVLMMDCTYKTNRYKFPLLQIVGVTCTELTFNVAFAFIECEKAKNYTWVLEKLKGMMDADSLPVVIVMDRELTLMNAIRSVFPHATNLLCRFHISKNVLAKCRKMFDDKTWEEFSCSWGLVVLSASATQYEECLRALKRDFQMFPAALDYVEKNWLIPYKERFVGAWTDKVMHFGNLTSNRAESAHAALKHQLEHSQCNFDNIWEKITTRKNAEGSCFEEWHDTCLAASRQVEWIVESNHACECALRYTHGLPCAHEIAHYKTKNIPLPLELTHDHWKRLSLVPAKNDASLGETIKAKFQIFYDRFVSEKPDV from the exons ATGGAAACCTCCATTGCTTCTTCTCCCTCCATTGGTAAAGAAGAAGTCTTGAACCCAGCATATGAGAGCAATGTGCATTTTGATTGGGGATTGGAAGGTTGTGCAATGGAAATGGAAGTTGACAAGGAAGAGGGAGCCATGGATGTTGTAGTTTCAGAGCCAAAATCACAGCACGAG GGTGACACTTCAACATTTGGTAGTCATGTAGGACCCGCAACTAATCCTACTCCCACTCCTACACTATATGATATATTATACGGAGCATTTCACAACGGACAAG AATTGGTAGAGTGGACAAGATCTACGGGTAAACGATACGGCTTTGTCATTATCATTAAGGCCTCGGAGAAGTTTATTAAGAATCGCAAACCAAGGATGAGGTTTTCATGCGAAAGGAGCGGGAAGTATAGGAAGTTTGTGAAGAAGTCTTTGGGGGAGGAGGTGGCTGTGAAGAAAAGGGCGACGCGTTCCACGGGCgtaaagaaaattgaatgcCCATTTCTATTGAAAGGTGTAAAGGACAATGATGGTTGGACTGTCTCTATCCACAATGGCACTCACAATTATCCCCCAGCGGTGTATTTGGAGGGGCATTCGTATCCTGGAAGGTTGTCAGTGGAGCAAACTGCCATGTTGGTGGATTTGTCAGTCTCTATGGTTAAACCCAAACAAATTCTAAGTCAGTTAAAGGGCAATGATCCTTCGAACGTCACGACAATCAGAGATGTGTACAATGCACGACATAAGTATGGAGTGATAGAGAAAGCGGGGAGAACTCAAATGCAACATCTAATGGCTCGGCTACAACATTTTAGCTATGTGAATTGGGACCGTTCGAACAAGGATGGGAATGTCACGGACTTGTTTTGGGCTCCCCCTTGCGCTGGAGAGATGTTACGTGCTTTCCCTCGAGTGTTAATGATGGATTGCACGTACAAGACAAATAGGTACAAGTTTCCATTGCTACAAATTGTTGGCGTAACATGTACGGAGTTGACTTTTAACGTAGCCTTTGCTTTCATTGAGTGTGAAAAGGCGAAAAACTACACTTGGGTGTTGGAGAAGTTAAAGGGCATGATGGATGCCGATTCGCTTCCGGTTGTTATCGTCATGGATAGGGAGTTGACGCTTATGAATGCCATCAGAAGTGTTTTCCCTCATGCTACCAATCTCTTATGTAGGTTTCATATCTCAAAGAACGTCTTAGCTAAGTGTAGGAAGATGTTTGATGACAAGACGTGGGAGGAGTTTAGTTGTAGTTGGGGCCTAGTTGTCCTTTCAGCGAGTGCTACACAGTATGAAGAGTGCCTTCGTGCTTTGAAGCGTGATTTTCAAATGTTTCCTGCAGCACTTGATTATGTTGAGAAAAATTGGTTAATACCTTATAAGGAGAGGTTTGTTGGAGCTTGGACGGATAAAGTCATGCATTTTGGTAACCTAACAAGTAATAG GGCGGAGAGTGCACATGCTGCGCTAAAACATCAACTAGAGCACTCCCAATGCAACTTTGACAATATATGGGAgaaaatcactacaagaaaaa ATGCTGAGGGGAGTTGTTTCGAAGAATGGCATGACACATGTTTAGCCGCGTCTCGTCAAGTTGAATGGATTGTGGAATCGAACCATGCGTGCGAGTGTGCTTTGAGGTACACCCATGGTTTACCTTGCGCTCATGAGATTGCTCATTACAAGACGAAAAATATCCCTCTACCGCTTGAGTTAACACACGACCATTGGAAAAGGCTGTCTTTGGTTCCAGCCAAGAATGATGCTTCGTTGGGGGAGACAATTAAGGCTAAGTTTCAGATTTTCTACGATAGATTTGTTAGTGAAAAGCCTGATGTCTAG
- the LOC131327410 gene encoding uncharacterized protein LOC131327410 — protein MTMPDMGHLIASTYNCVLIHLSKLQCLTFLSLQSKPLPSMKRKVIAIGFVDGGHFVQVFLKKGSPMPLIACNWTIYRDSIAKNWDVPYVKAIQKFKEIIGNDVATKEVIDMD, from the exons ATGACAATGCCAGACATGGGTCACCTCATAGCCTCTACTTATAACTGTGTCCTCATCCACTTATCAAAACTACAATGCCTTACATTCCTTTCCCTCCAATCTAAACCCCTACCCTCCATGAAGCGAAAGGTTATTGCTATTGGATTCGTTGATGGCGGACACTTTGTACAG GTGTTCCTCAAAAAGGGTTCTCCCATGCCACTAATAGCTTGCAATTGGACAATCTATCGCGACTCTATAGCCAAAAATTGGGATGTACCATATGTCAAGGCCATTCAAAAGTTCAAGGAGATCATTGGCAATGACGTTGCAACAAAGGAGGTCATTGATATGGATTAG
- the LOC131327407 gene encoding protein MAINTENANCE OF MERISTEMS-like gives MQMGGYMTLLEAWIQEHFPMFQHAINANYTEDLPRAAHWQSRKEAKSATTVRYREMLDDVQASQMVFNPYRERRQVVADIALYTGCICCMIVVEPYLPDRVLRQFGLVQLVPGPPLAPLRGTRGSTSATYSVVYQYTNGLWQNWRDHMLHEDKRVPVTPGIPWESHQDYLPWFRRVSHLKVARGRRDGHNIESAEERIAAALVLLDSCLSGTHISPFDMKNTLREVQRILRG, from the exons ATGCAGATGGGTGGCTACATGACCTTGTTGGAG GCATGGATTCAAGAGCATTTTCCTATGTTCCAGCACGCCATAAATGCAAACTACACGGAGGACCTACCACGGGCAGCACACTGGCAAAGTCGTAAGGAGGCTAAGTCGGCCACCACAGTCCGCTACCGTGAGATGTTGGACGATGTCCAAGCTAGCCAG ATGGTTTTTAACCCGTATAGAGAACGTAGGCAAGTTGTGGCAGATATAGCTTTATACACTGGCTGCATCTGTTGCATGATCGTCGTTGAGCCCTACCTACCGGACAGAGTTTTGAGGCAGTTCGGCCTTGTGCAGTTAGTCCCCGGGCCTCCGTTAGCCCCGTTGCGGGGTACTAGAGGATCTACGTCTGCTACCTACAGTGTGGTGTACCAGTATACAAATGGTCTTTGGCAAAATTGGCGTGACCATATGCTACATGAGGACAAGCGAGTTCCGGTTACACCTGGAATTCCTTGGGAGTCACACCAAGACTACCTTCCTTGGTTTAGGAGGGTCTCACACTTGAAGGTGGCACGTGGTCGCAGAGACGGGCATAATATTGAGAGTGCAGAAGAGCGGATTGCAGCGGCTTTGGTCCTTTTAGACAGTTGCTTGAGTGGAACACATATTTCCCCGTTTGACATGAAAAATACCCTTCGTGAAGTGCAGAGGATTTTGAGGGGCTAA